A DNA window from Xiphias gladius isolate SHS-SW01 ecotype Sanya breed wild chromosome 3, ASM1685928v1, whole genome shotgun sequence contains the following coding sequences:
- the LOC120805290 gene encoding matrix Gla protein — MRILLRFLALCAAISLCVCYESHESTESTEDLFVPRNQANSFITPNSDNIYNPPRGNSLNNYNFMRTIKSLAERHAETCEDYSPCRFYAYHHGYQQAYQRYFGSQNQPQRPAVTRQY; from the exons ATGAGGATCCTTCTTCGGTTTCTGGCACTCTGTGCAGCGATCTCTCTCTGCGTCTGCTATG AGTCTCATGAAAGCACAGAATCCACTGAAG ATTTGTTTGTACCTCGAAACCAGGCCAACTCATTCATCACACCAAACAGTGACAACATTTACAACCCCCCCAGAGGGAACAGCCTCAACAATTACAACTTCATGAG GACAATAAAGTCTCTGGCGGAGAGGCATGCAGAGACCTGTGAGGACTACTCTCCCTGCCGCTTCTACGCCTATCACCATGGCTATCAGCAGGCCTACCAGAGATACTTTGGCTCCCAGAATCAGCCCCAGAGACCAGCTGTGACTCGTCAATACTAA